One part of the Tunicatimonas pelagia genome encodes these proteins:
- a CDS encoding DUF1501 domain-containing protein — protein sequence MNHLDKISDHFNRREFLRKSGMGLGAFALGAMLNPTSGFSASPQVSGGVLGAPHFAPKAKRVIYLFQSGGPSQFETFDHKPLLEKMNGEELPDSVRKGQRLTGMSAGQSSLPLAGSQFTFSQYGNSGAPVSELMPYTAEVVDDLCFIRSLHTEAINHDPAITFFQTGSQQAGRPSIGSWLSYGLGSDNENLPAFIVLVSKNAGGQPLYARLWGNAFLPSTHQGVQFRSGKDPVLFLNDPNGFHHQDRAQMLDYLHQLNELQYEAYGDPEILNRIAQYEMAFRMQTSVPEVTDMRDEPDWVFDMYGPDARDPGTYAANCLLARRLIERDVKFVQLYHQGWDQHGNLPGGIKHQCKNTDQASAALVKDLKQRGLLEDTLVVWGGEFGRTNYSQGKLTKDNYGRDHHPRCFTVWMAGGGVKSGFSYGETDEFGYNIVKDPVHVHDFQATLLHLMGIDHERLTFKHQGRRFRLTDVHGHIVKDILA from the coding sequence ATGAATCATTTAGATAAAATATCCGATCATTTTAACCGAAGGGAGTTTCTCCGCAAGTCCGGTATGGGATTGGGTGCTTTCGCCTTAGGAGCGATGCTCAACCCAACGAGTGGCTTCTCAGCTTCCCCGCAGGTTTCGGGCGGAGTGTTGGGTGCCCCCCATTTTGCGCCTAAAGCCAAGCGGGTGATTTACCTCTTTCAAAGTGGTGGTCCCTCCCAGTTTGAGACCTTCGACCATAAGCCACTGCTAGAAAAGATGAATGGTGAAGAATTGCCCGATAGCGTGCGAAAAGGGCAGCGACTCACCGGGATGAGTGCCGGACAGTCATCGCTCCCGTTGGCTGGTTCTCAATTTACATTCTCTCAGTACGGCAACAGCGGTGCCCCCGTAAGTGAGCTGATGCCGTATACGGCGGAGGTGGTAGACGACCTTTGTTTTATTCGGTCGCTGCATACCGAAGCCATCAACCACGATCCGGCTATTACTTTTTTTCAGACCGGTTCGCAGCAGGCCGGACGGCCCAGTATTGGTTCGTGGCTGAGCTACGGTTTAGGGTCCGATAATGAGAACCTTCCGGCGTTCATCGTACTAGTTTCTAAAAATGCCGGGGGGCAACCGCTGTACGCCCGACTGTGGGGCAATGCTTTTTTGCCGTCAACCCACCAAGGGGTACAGTTCCGTTCGGGAAAAGACCCGGTATTGTTTCTTAACGACCCTAACGGATTTCATCACCAAGATCGGGCGCAAATGTTAGACTATTTGCATCAGCTAAACGAATTGCAGTATGAAGCCTACGGCGATCCCGAAATTCTTAATCGGATTGCCCAGTACGAAATGGCGTTTCGGATGCAAACCTCCGTACCGGAAGTGACCGACATGCGCGATGAACCTGATTGGGTATTTGATATGTACGGCCCAGATGCTCGAGACCCCGGTACGTATGCCGCCAACTGCCTGTTGGCGAGAAGGCTAATTGAGCGCGATGTCAAGTTCGTCCAACTCTACCACCAGGGTTGGGACCAGCACGGAAACCTTCCGGGCGGTATTAAGCATCAATGTAAAAATACCGATCAGGCTTCGGCCGCTCTGGTGAAGGACTTAAAACAACGAGGACTCTTAGAAGATACGCTGGTGGTTTGGGGCGGTGAATTCGGACGAACCAACTACTCTCAAGGAAAACTAACCAAGGACAACTACGGGCGCGATCACCATCCGCGCTGCTTCACTGTCTGGATGGCCGGGGGCGGAGTAAAATCTGGTTTCAGCTACGGTGAAACTGATGAGTTTGGCTATAATATCGTCAAAGATCCCGTACACGTGCACGATTTTCAGGCTACGCTGCTGCACCTGATGGGTATCGACCACGAGCGCTTAACGTTCAAACATCAGGGAAGAAGATTTCGGTTAACCGATGTTCACGGTCACATAGTAAAGGATATTTTAGCCTAA
- a CDS encoding helix-turn-helix transcriptional regulator, whose translation MNEQQRLLRLLKLIALLSSPLRRTVRQYADLLEVNKTTIYRYFRTIEEAGYALLLDDQNQYYLDRSTVRSRHPELHFSEEEAQVLGDLVRSYDSPIQQDLLNKIYTHSTLTELADSLADAQQSVRYRILKEAIREERQVILRQYVSMNSQQIGDRRVEPIGFLHRDTLVEAYDVEKKAMRHFRIERIAEVKRCQTYFQHKGEHRHSQTDPFRVANLQSVDVTVKLTPTAAQQMKELYPATEPYLQQQGDSTIFSAPVNREFKLIDRLLLSLCDEVQVVSPPQLREHLQTFWKRNTI comes from the coding sequence GTGAATGAGCAACAACGCCTACTCCGATTACTCAAGCTGATTGCCCTGCTATCTTCCCCCTTGCGACGGACGGTGCGGCAGTATGCTGACCTACTGGAAGTAAATAAAACTACTATTTACCGCTACTTTCGCACGATTGAGGAAGCGGGCTACGCGCTGCTGTTAGACGATCAAAACCAATACTACTTAGATCGGAGTACAGTTCGCAGTCGTCATCCTGAATTACACTTTAGTGAAGAAGAGGCACAAGTACTGGGCGACTTAGTGCGGAGCTACGACTCGCCTATTCAGCAGGATTTGCTCAACAAGATTTACACGCACTCTACTTTAACCGAACTGGCTGATAGCCTAGCCGATGCTCAGCAATCGGTGCGTTACCGCATTCTCAAAGAAGCTATTCGGGAAGAACGGCAGGTAATTTTGCGGCAATACGTCTCCATGAATAGCCAGCAAATTGGTGACCGCCGGGTAGAGCCCATCGGCTTTCTGCATCGGGATACTTTGGTGGAAGCGTATGATGTGGAGAAAAAAGCAATGCGCCACTTTCGGATCGAACGAATTGCCGAAGTAAAGCGTTGCCAAACCTACTTCCAGCATAAAGGTGAGCACCGTCATAGTCAGACCGACCCTTTCCGGGTGGCTAACTTACAGTCTGTTGACGTTACCGTAAAACTTACTCCCACCGCTGCTCAGCAAATGAAGGAGCTATACCCGGCTACCGAGCCCTATTTACAGCAGCAAGGTGATTCAACCATTTTTTCAGCACCTGTCAATCGTGAATTCAAACTAATTGATCGCTTGCTTTTGAGCTTATGCGATGAAGTGCAAGTTGTATCCCCACCCCAGCTCCGCGAGCATTTGCAGACTTTCTGGAAGCGTAATACTATCTGA
- a CDS encoding DUF1501 domain-containing protein, which translates to MEEIKRIQQRQSRRDFLKQGSLGFGALALGNLLNPADALAKSATSGGIIPGPHFPAKAKRVIYLFQSGGPSQIETFDYKPELAKWHGQEIPDSVKGTQRNSGMVTGQSTFPLVKSIYDFKQYGQSGAWVSELFPYTSQVVDEMCIIKSMYTEAINHEPAVMFVQTGSQLSGRPSIGSWLSYGLGSDNENLPHFIVLISKGGGAQPLSSAAWGNGFLASHHQGVQFRSGKDPVLYLNNPYGVHQDDRRRALDYIKEMNEHQYGLWGDPEIHSKITQYEMAYRMQTSVPEAVEVGKEPDHVYELYGEDARKPGTYAANCLLARRLAERDVKFIQLYHMGWDQHGELPKGIKRQALSTDQATAGLIKDLKQRGLLEDTLVVWGGEFGRTSFSQGRLTKDNYGRDHHPGCFTMWMAGAGVKPGMVYGETDEFSYNVASNGVHVHDFQATLLHLMGIDHEQLTFKHQGRRYRLTDVHGHVVKDILA; encoded by the coding sequence ATGGAAGAAATAAAGCGCATACAACAACGGCAATCCCGCCGAGATTTTTTGAAGCAAGGTAGCTTAGGGTTTGGTGCTCTAGCGTTAGGAAACTTATTAAACCCCGCTGACGCATTAGCTAAATCAGCTACCTCCGGCGGCATCATTCCCGGGCCACATTTTCCAGCGAAAGCCAAACGGGTGATCTACCTGTTTCAAAGTGGTGGACCATCTCAAATTGAGACTTTCGACTATAAACCAGAATTAGCCAAGTGGCACGGACAGGAGATTCCCGATTCGGTAAAAGGCACTCAGCGTAATTCGGGAATGGTTACTGGACAGTCTACCTTTCCGTTGGTAAAATCAATCTACGATTTTAAGCAGTACGGTCAGTCGGGAGCTTGGGTGAGTGAGTTATTTCCGTACACTTCGCAAGTGGTAGATGAGATGTGCATTATCAAATCTATGTACACCGAAGCCATTAATCACGAGCCAGCGGTCATGTTTGTGCAAACGGGTTCTCAGCTTAGTGGTCGTCCCAGCATTGGTTCCTGGCTAAGCTACGGTTTGGGTTCAGATAATGAAAATCTGCCTCACTTTATTGTTCTTATTTCTAAGGGAGGCGGAGCCCAACCGCTGAGTTCGGCTGCCTGGGGCAATGGTTTTTTGGCTTCTCACCACCAAGGTGTACAGTTTCGCTCGGGTAAAGACCCGGTTCTTTATCTCAACAATCCCTACGGAGTGCATCAAGACGATCGTCGCCGAGCACTGGATTACATTAAGGAGATGAACGAGCATCAGTACGGTCTATGGGGCGACCCGGAGATCCACTCCAAGATTACTCAGTACGAAATGGCGTATCGGATGCAAACCTCGGTACCTGAAGCAGTGGAAGTAGGCAAGGAACCCGATCACGTTTACGAATTGTACGGAGAGGATGCGCGTAAACCCGGCACCTACGCCGCTAACTGCCTTCTGGCGCGCCGACTAGCCGAACGAGATGTGAAATTCATTCAGCTCTACCACATGGGCTGGGATCAACATGGCGAACTTCCGAAAGGTATCAAACGTCAGGCGTTAAGTACCGATCAGGCTACCGCCGGATTAATTAAAGATTTAAAGCAGCGTGGTTTATTAGAAGACACCCTAGTTGTGTGGGGAGGAGAATTTGGGCGAACCAGCTTCTCGCAGGGGCGGTTGACCAAAGATAACTACGGGCGCGATCACCATCCGGGTTGCTTTACCATGTGGATGGCGGGTGCTGGGGTAAAACCCGGAATGGTCTACGGCGAAACCGATGAATTTAGCTACAACGTAGCCAGCAACGGCGTTCATGTCCACGATTTCCAGGCTACCCTACTGCACTTAATGGGTATTGACCACGAACAGCTTACTTTTAAGCATCAGGGACGACGTTATCGCCTAACGGACGTTCACGGACACGTGGTGAAAGATATTTTGGCTTGA
- a CDS encoding DUF1553 domain-containing protein: MHLLKLRLYTPLLFLTFGLFAMLFVRCGADKPAQIVEAERKLPDVVDFNFHVKPILSDRCYACHGPDKENQEADLRLDTPKAAFAALASGEGHAIVPGKLGKSAVYHRIISDDPDFVMPPPESHLQLTIEEKAILTKWIEQGADYKPHWAFIKPEKPELPTIENEEWPSSPIDHFVLARLEREKLTPSQKADKETLIRRLSFDLTGLPPTLEEIDHFLADDSPDSYEKVVDRLLQSPAYGERMAANWMDAARYADSDGYLDDKHRNFSPWRDWVIKVFNENMPYNQFATWQLAGDLIPNPTQESILATAFNRLHKKNSEAGIVFEEYRQEYIADRVGTVGQVFMGLSLECARCHDHKYDPISQQDFYEVSGFFNSTREIGTPVYGPDQTPGPSLLLSNEEQEDIIQFVSQKIEHFETKLDQRKTSPDEQYQNWKANTKLTKAGLRRRINQGLVAHYPFDQIQPNDDAFTSPNLVDRSKPATLKEPIIKEGKKGNAFFISDYNSVQLGEKVGWYERTEPFSVSLWLHPDTTYKEIGVFYHCEDLRLGYKGYSLHLTDNRLQFIMAHSWPYNSIQLTTQEALPAKEWSQVTITYDGSSQAEGVNLYINGQPVSASIDQDNLYKGILYEPNIHTYGFNGFTLGQRTHIIPFKNGGIDEIKVYDRALTRLEVLYSHSPDDATEAINQEESLVQEYYWAQLDEQAEMLRDSLHQHRVRINTVVNEIPEIMVMGDLEEPRPTYILDRGLYDARSTEVEPGIPEAVLSYDEEFPKNRLGLTKWLFDEENPLTARVYVNRIWQMHFGQGLVKSAEDFGNQGDLPSHPELLDWLAVTFVESGWDTKALHKQIVMSSTYRQSSVVTPELAEMDKENVLLARGPRFRLSAEMIRDNALAISGLLVDTIGGTSVYPYQPAGLWDELSNKGWRYQYLQEPGDGLYRRSLYTIWKRTAPPPSMLIFDAPERGVCTVRRRTTSTPLQALVLLNAPQYLEASRVLAERLIEKNQQGSTQQLEQAFRLITGRSPDEQEMSMLTEFYQKEVNRFEDDPQDAQAYLSIGEYERNQSLPNVQVAALATVSNAIMNTNEAYTRQ; this comes from the coding sequence ATGCACTTACTCAAACTACGTTTATATACTCCACTATTATTTCTCACATTCGGCTTGTTCGCGATGCTGTTCGTTCGCTGCGGTGCGGACAAGCCAGCGCAGATTGTAGAGGCTGAGAGGAAACTACCAGATGTAGTTGATTTTAATTTTCACGTCAAACCTATTCTTTCCGACCGTTGCTACGCCTGCCACGGCCCCGACAAGGAAAATCAAGAAGCTGATTTACGACTAGATACTCCCAAAGCAGCATTTGCTGCCTTGGCATCGGGCGAAGGACACGCGATTGTACCAGGCAAACTGGGAAAAAGTGCAGTTTATCACCGTATCATTTCCGATGATCCCGACTTTGTAATGCCTCCTCCCGAATCTCACCTACAACTTACGATAGAGGAAAAAGCTATTCTTACCAAGTGGATTGAGCAGGGAGCCGACTATAAACCGCATTGGGCATTTATCAAACCAGAGAAACCGGAGCTACCGACTATTGAGAATGAAGAATGGCCTAGCTCCCCCATCGATCATTTTGTGCTGGCTCGATTAGAGCGGGAGAAGCTTACTCCATCTCAGAAAGCAGATAAAGAAACACTCATCCGACGGTTAAGCTTCGACCTGACTGGATTGCCACCGACGCTAGAAGAAATTGACCATTTTCTGGCTGACGACTCGCCTGATTCCTACGAAAAAGTAGTTGACCGACTACTGCAATCACCCGCTTACGGAGAACGAATGGCAGCCAACTGGATGGATGCTGCCCGCTACGCCGATAGCGACGGCTACCTAGACGATAAGCACCGGAACTTTTCACCCTGGCGCGATTGGGTAATTAAAGTCTTCAACGAAAATATGCCTTACAATCAGTTTGCTACCTGGCAATTGGCGGGTGACCTTATTCCCAATCCTACGCAGGAAAGTATTCTGGCTACTGCCTTCAACCGTCTGCATAAGAAAAACTCTGAGGCGGGCATTGTATTTGAAGAATACCGACAGGAGTATATTGCCGACCGGGTGGGAACAGTTGGGCAGGTTTTTATGGGGCTTTCGCTGGAATGCGCCCGCTGCCACGATCACAAGTACGACCCCATTAGTCAGCAGGACTTCTACGAAGTTTCAGGTTTTTTTAACAGTACCCGCGAGATCGGCACTCCGGTATATGGGCCTGACCAAACCCCTGGTCCCTCGTTACTGCTTAGCAATGAAGAACAAGAAGACATCATTCAATTCGTCAGCCAGAAAATTGAGCACTTCGAGACCAAATTGGATCAACGAAAAACATCGCCTGACGAGCAGTACCAAAACTGGAAAGCAAATACTAAGCTCACCAAAGCTGGCTTGCGGCGACGAATTAATCAGGGTTTAGTAGCCCACTATCCGTTTGATCAGATTCAGCCCAACGATGATGCATTCACTTCGCCTAACCTAGTTGATAGAAGTAAACCCGCTACTTTGAAAGAACCTATCATCAAGGAAGGAAAAAAAGGAAACGCTTTTTTCATCAGTGATTATAACTCCGTACAACTAGGCGAAAAAGTAGGTTGGTACGAACGCACTGAGCCGTTCTCTGTCTCACTTTGGCTACATCCTGATACGACTTATAAAGAAATAGGAGTGTTCTACCACTGCGAAGATTTACGGCTGGGTTACAAAGGTTACTCGCTTCACCTGACCGATAATCGCTTGCAATTTATCATGGCTCACTCTTGGCCTTACAACAGCATTCAGCTCACCACTCAGGAGGCATTGCCCGCCAAAGAATGGTCACAGGTAACAATTACTTACGATGGTTCCAGTCAGGCGGAAGGAGTTAATCTCTACATAAACGGACAACCTGTTTCAGCCAGTATTGACCAAGACAATCTGTACAAAGGTATTCTCTACGAGCCTAATATCCATACTTACGGTTTTAATGGATTTACTTTAGGACAACGAACCCACATTATTCCCTTCAAGAATGGCGGTATTGATGAGATCAAAGTGTACGATCGAGCACTCACCAGGCTGGAAGTATTGTACTCGCACAGTCCTGATGATGCTACGGAGGCGATAAATCAAGAAGAGTCGCTTGTGCAGGAATACTACTGGGCGCAGTTAGACGAGCAAGCCGAAATGCTGCGAGATAGTTTGCACCAACACCGAGTGAGGATTAACACTGTGGTAAATGAGATCCCTGAGATTATGGTAATGGGGGACTTAGAAGAACCTCGCCCCACTTATATTTTGGATCGAGGGTTATACGATGCCCGCTCTACCGAAGTAGAACCGGGTATACCCGAAGCGGTACTATCTTACGATGAGGAGTTTCCCAAAAATCGCCTGGGACTTACCAAGTGGCTGTTTGATGAAGAAAATCCGCTCACTGCCCGGGTGTACGTAAATCGTATCTGGCAAATGCACTTTGGACAGGGGCTAGTTAAAAGTGCTGAAGACTTCGGTAATCAGGGCGATTTGCCTTCTCACCCAGAACTACTGGACTGGTTAGCGGTCACCTTTGTGGAATCGGGTTGGGATACTAAAGCATTACACAAGCAGATAGTGATGTCATCAACCTACCGTCAAAGTTCGGTCGTCACTCCTGAGTTAGCTGAGATGGATAAAGAAAACGTACTACTGGCACGAGGTCCTCGCTTCCGTCTTTCGGCCGAGATGATCCGCGACAATGCTTTGGCAATTAGTGGGCTATTGGTAGATACCATTGGTGGCACCAGCGTCTACCCTTACCAACCCGCCGGATTGTGGGATGAGCTAAGCAACAAAGGTTGGCGCTATCAGTACTTACAAGAACCAGGTGACGGACTATACCGACGTAGCTTATACACTATTTGGAAGAGAACAGCTCCGCCACCGTCCATGCTAATTTTTGATGCTCCCGAACGCGGCGTTTGTACGGTACGTCGACGTACCACTAGTACTCCGTTGCAAGCCTTGGTTTTACTAAATGCCCCTCAGTACTTAGAAGCCTCCCGTGTGTTAGCCGAACGATTGATCGAGAAGAACCAGCAAGGCTCAACCCAACAACTGGAGCAAGCATTCCGGCTAATTACCGGACGAAGTCCCGACGAGCAGGAAATGAGTATGCTTACGGAGTTTTACCAAAAGGAAGTTAACCGATTTGAAGATGATCCGCAGGATGCCCAGGCTTATTTGAGCATAGGAGAGTACGAGCGAAACCAGTCCTTACCTAACGTTCAGGTGGCAGCGTTGGCTACGGTTTCTAACGCTATTATGAATACTAACGAGGCGTATACCCGACAATAG
- a CDS encoding DUF4132 domain-containing protein, with translation MAIQTLRKIFFGNFILKGHSELQSLLNQIDQEKRTKTDYGWMWIDRDLSETSTYQQIKAKNPAEKRELVLELVAMLPKLKSRLARRSSYRSSDPDISLERMGSLLLERLIRQKLDLREDDFIFLLNTYANVPDRAYYHLNCWPVGYTVKQLERFASNNLLSPDFQAFLTQYIQQADFDQKRYYWGSNLPQVKLKIETLLHRARSGNATVPPLVLSEQDSFGRLVNQSVNSLSGKMRPHYYELLHLAATASGAKPTKKYSKAIEKIVEATGAIHLRETVRTWLAFLISMDNIEEEYHQTWQNRTYTYTTHIFLQHQNATIAKGLVWSLVQVSNPITLVTIGQLAERAFRKIPGVGATAMALGNACLYLLAHSEGTEGVAYLSGLKTKMSQNNIRQRIQQCIEQKSVQLGISPHEVEEMVVPHYDLTAGRKEIIFDDYTLEVSIQGIGKINQVWRKSDGSTQKSVPSFVKQSTVHQSRLTAVRAEIKEIKKNLTTQRDRIDRSYVQNRSWAYEKFCQYYLHHGLVGWLAQRLIWSFELGEQTIPAIWRNNHWEDVDGNPLNGINDITRVTLWHPIQSKTEEVLAWRERLEHLEIQQPLKQAYREIYLLTDAEVNTRFYSNRMAAHILKQHQLNALAGVRGWKYSLMGAFDDGRDRAEVAINLPDHNLQASFWINEMLSEEAMNDTGIWLYVATDQVRFTQDDKVLNLIDVPPLIFSEIMRDVDLFVGVTSVGNDPQWQDNGGTPQFREYWTTYSFGNLSEVAKTRKAVLEKVLPRLKISKVASIDGKFLKVKGTYKTYKIHIGSTNILMEPNDQYLCIVPSRGSASSADKLFLPFEGDRGFAILLSKAFLLAEDHKITDPTILSQLGK, from the coding sequence ATGGCAATACAGACTTTACGTAAGATATTCTTTGGTAACTTTATACTTAAAGGCCACTCAGAACTACAATCATTACTGAATCAGATAGATCAGGAAAAGCGGACGAAGACTGATTACGGGTGGATGTGGATAGACCGAGATCTTTCAGAAACCTCTACTTATCAGCAGATAAAGGCGAAAAACCCGGCTGAGAAGCGAGAGTTAGTATTAGAACTAGTGGCTATGCTGCCTAAGCTGAAAAGCCGACTGGCCCGACGGAGCTCTTATAGATCTAGTGATCCGGATATTAGCTTGGAAAGGATGGGAAGTCTACTGCTAGAACGGCTTATCCGGCAGAAATTAGATTTACGGGAAGATGATTTTATCTTTCTACTTAATACCTACGCTAACGTTCCAGACCGAGCCTACTATCACTTGAATTGTTGGCCGGTAGGGTATACTGTAAAACAGTTAGAACGTTTCGCATCTAACAATCTACTCAGCCCTGACTTTCAAGCTTTCCTTACTCAATATATTCAGCAAGCGGATTTTGACCAAAAGCGGTACTACTGGGGGTCTAACTTACCGCAAGTTAAACTAAAGATAGAAACATTATTGCATCGAGCTCGAAGCGGTAATGCCACAGTTCCTCCATTAGTATTGAGCGAACAAGACAGCTTTGGGAGGTTAGTCAACCAATCGGTAAACAGCCTTTCTGGCAAAATGCGTCCCCACTATTACGAACTACTTCACTTGGCGGCGACGGCTTCGGGTGCTAAGCCTACCAAAAAATATAGTAAAGCGATAGAGAAAATTGTGGAAGCAACCGGGGCAATTCACCTTCGGGAGACAGTAAGAACGTGGCTGGCTTTTTTGATTAGCATGGATAATATTGAAGAAGAATATCATCAGACTTGGCAAAACCGAACATATACTTACACTACCCATATTTTTCTTCAGCACCAGAACGCTACCATTGCCAAAGGGCTGGTTTGGTCATTAGTACAAGTTAGCAATCCGATAACGTTGGTGACGATTGGGCAATTGGCTGAGCGGGCTTTTCGGAAGATACCGGGAGTCGGGGCAACGGCGATGGCGTTAGGTAATGCCTGCCTTTATCTGCTGGCGCATTCTGAAGGTACCGAAGGAGTAGCCTACCTTTCAGGCTTGAAGACTAAAATGTCACAAAATAATATCCGCCAACGGATACAGCAGTGTATTGAACAGAAATCAGTGCAGTTGGGAATTAGTCCGCATGAAGTAGAGGAAATGGTGGTGCCTCATTACGACCTTACAGCGGGTAGAAAAGAGATTATATTCGATGATTATACACTAGAGGTTTCTATTCAGGGCATTGGTAAGATTAACCAAGTTTGGCGGAAGTCTGATGGTTCAACGCAAAAATCAGTACCCAGTTTTGTGAAGCAATCTACAGTGCATCAGTCCCGCCTAACTGCCGTCCGGGCTGAAATCAAGGAAATCAAAAAGAATTTGACAACGCAGCGAGACCGGATTGATCGATCGTATGTGCAGAACCGGAGTTGGGCTTACGAAAAATTCTGCCAGTACTACCTTCACCACGGGTTAGTGGGTTGGCTAGCCCAACGACTTATTTGGTCATTTGAACTTGGCGAACAAACTATTCCGGCTATCTGGCGCAATAACCATTGGGAAGATGTGGATGGGAATCCATTGAACGGAATCAATGATATTACTCGGGTTACTCTTTGGCACCCAATTCAATCTAAAACGGAGGAGGTATTGGCGTGGCGTGAGCGACTGGAGCATTTAGAGATACAGCAGCCTCTGAAGCAGGCTTACCGAGAGATTTACTTGCTAACCGATGCTGAAGTAAATACCCGCTTCTACAGCAACCGGATGGCGGCGCATATTCTGAAGCAACACCAACTTAATGCCCTGGCGGGAGTTAGAGGTTGGAAGTACAGTTTAATGGGAGCTTTTGACGACGGGCGCGACCGGGCTGAAGTAGCTATTAATCTACCAGATCATAACCTGCAAGCTTCTTTCTGGATTAACGAAATGCTGAGTGAAGAGGCCATGAACGATACGGGAATCTGGCTTTACGTGGCTACCGATCAGGTACGCTTCACCCAAGATGATAAAGTGCTCAATCTCATTGATGTTCCTCCTTTGATCTTTTCCGAGATTATGCGGGATGTGGATTTATTCGTGGGGGTAACCAGCGTAGGTAATGATCCGCAGTGGCAAGACAATGGAGGTACTCCTCAGTTTCGCGAGTACTGGACAACCTATTCATTTGGTAACCTGAGTGAGGTAGCCAAAACCCGTAAGGCAGTTTTGGAGAAAGTATTACCTCGGTTGAAGATCAGTAAAGTAGCCAGCATTGATGGGAAGTTCTTGAAGGTAAAAGGAACGTATAAGACCTACAAAATTCACATTGGTAGCACCAATATTTTGATGGAGCCTAACGATCAGTATCTGTGCATTGTCCCGTCGCGTGGTTCGGCTTCCAGTGCTGATAAGTTGTTTTTACCCTTTGAAGGTGACCGAGGCTTCGCGATTTTACTCAGTAAGGCATTTTTACTAGCTGAAGATCATAAGATTACCGATCCGACGATCCTCAGCCAGTTAGGAAAATAA
- a CDS encoding phytanoyl-CoA dioxygenase family protein: MPATTVQDLSNVHHLVSDLFNQPQTPEEWEQYRLSDEQVAFFQENGYLSNIKLLEDWQVDALRDELEELTDPNHPGHSLFYEFHSNESADPNTTLFHSLGHWRIKPGFHDILWNPAFVMTASQLLGNNSVRFWHDQLFCKPARHGGVVAWHQDYSYWTRTIPMQHLTCWVGLDDASTENGCLYYVPGSHRWGLLDKPELAGDMEGLMDYLTEEQKGEFKPVPIEMKRGHGSFHHPLTVHGSYANHSERSRRAFVLNVFADGTQSDTDEELLAGVPPVRKGEKMQSQFFPLLYRA, from the coding sequence ATGCCAGCCACTACTGTTCAAGACCTATCTAACGTTCACCATTTAGTATCTGATCTATTCAACCAGCCTCAAACTCCCGAAGAGTGGGAACAGTATCGGTTGAGCGATGAGCAGGTAGCGTTCTTTCAGGAAAATGGCTATTTATCTAATATCAAACTGCTAGAAGATTGGCAAGTAGATGCGCTTAGGGATGAACTGGAAGAGCTTACCGACCCCAATCATCCGGGGCACTCGCTATTTTACGAGTTTCATTCTAACGAATCGGCCGACCCAAATACCACGCTGTTTCATTCGTTGGGTCACTGGCGAATCAAACCAGGTTTTCACGATATTTTGTGGAACCCAGCTTTTGTTATGACCGCCAGTCAATTGCTAGGTAACAACTCAGTGCGCTTCTGGCACGATCAATTGTTCTGTAAGCCCGCCCGCCACGGGGGAGTGGTAGCTTGGCACCAGGATTATTCCTACTGGACCCGCACCATTCCGATGCAACATCTCACCTGCTGGGTAGGGCTGGACGATGCTTCTACTGAAAACGGTTGCTTATATTATGTGCCGGGTAGTCATCGCTGGGGCCTACTAGATAAACCCGAGCTGGCCGGAGATATGGAGGGCTTGATGGATTACCTCACGGAAGAACAGAAAGGTGAATTTAAGCCAGTGCCGATAGAGATGAAGCGAGGTCATGGCTCGTTCCACCATCCACTGACAGTACATGGCTCCTACGCTAACCATTCGGAAAGATCTCGGCGAGCGTTTGTGCTGAACGTATTCGCCGACGGCACCCAGTCAGATACTGACGAGGAATTACTAGCCGGGGTACCTCCGGTCAGGAAAGGGGAAAAGATGCAAAGCCAATTCTTTCCTTTGCTCTATCGAGCGTAA